One Pseudomonas brassicacearum genomic region harbors:
- a CDS encoding TonB-dependent siderophore receptor has product MNRSTPLANRNVFIKCVLPTLSCCFIASPIWAQDTLELPATDIQGSRIIQDEGYTASQASTASKSDVPIKEEAQSINVVTQQTLDDYQVRSLADAMKFVSGVSQGNTLGGSRDSLVKRGFGTNDDGSILRDGVRSNLGHNFSATTERVEVLKGPASMLYGALEPGGLVNVISKKPEYTQSTTLSGSAYSEGGGTMGLDTTGPLGDTGLAYRLIAERGHEDYWRNYGVNESTLVAPSLAWTGERASLNLSYEYNEYSNPFDRGTVFQNGHPADIDYDKRLDEPWAKSVGIRETATARFEYELSEAWKTRVTYGWNNDRYSLSIAQPSLSKTGVFQRTANGAHYDDETRYASWDFMGKQELFGQRHDLLIGVDNQVSDQFRGKTYRGKAQSGFDITSPVYGNLPEPSLISSTNSDLRNQLNSSSVYLKDNWHLDDRWILVFGGRYQHYDQYSDQGLGSDYGVNRDDNGDAFVPFLGLVYKATDTLSLYGNYSRSFKPNDVVDKDRRTFKPEEGRSYEVGAKYDPLPGLNINLALFDIVKKNVVTTVDEVSEAAGKVGSQGLELDITGRLAERWDLIGTYAYTHTEILDDPKNEGHRLPDAPKHTASLYLTHHLNVPAEFGAWHAGAGARYVGERAANAANDFWLSSYTVADAFLRWDAPVLGHKTSLQLNVDNLFDKQYYPSSTGSQLQVSVGEPRTARLSASVTF; this is encoded by the coding sequence TTGAATCGTTCCACCCCTCTCGCTAATCGCAACGTTTTCATCAAGTGTGTGTTGCCAACATTGTCCTGCTGCTTCATCGCAAGCCCCATATGGGCACAGGACACGCTTGAACTGCCGGCTACGGACATCCAGGGCAGTCGCATCATTCAGGACGAGGGCTACACGGCGTCGCAAGCCAGCACGGCGAGCAAAAGCGATGTACCGATCAAGGAAGAAGCGCAATCGATCAATGTCGTGACCCAGCAGACCCTGGACGATTATCAGGTGCGCTCGCTGGCCGATGCGATGAAGTTCGTCAGCGGTGTGAGCCAGGGCAATACCCTGGGTGGCTCGCGGGACTCGCTGGTCAAGCGCGGTTTCGGCACCAACGACGACGGCTCGATCCTGCGCGATGGCGTGCGTTCGAACCTGGGACACAACTTCAGCGCCACCACCGAACGGGTCGAAGTGCTCAAGGGGCCGGCCTCAATGCTGTACGGCGCGCTGGAGCCCGGCGGCCTGGTCAACGTCATCAGCAAGAAACCCGAGTACACCCAAAGCACCACGTTGAGCGGGTCGGCCTACAGCGAAGGTGGCGGGACCATGGGCCTGGACACCACAGGGCCGCTGGGTGATACCGGCCTGGCCTATCGGCTGATTGCCGAGCGTGGACATGAAGATTACTGGCGCAACTACGGCGTCAACGAGAGCACGTTGGTGGCGCCGTCCCTGGCTTGGACGGGGGAGCGGGCTTCGTTGAACCTGAGCTATGAGTACAACGAATATTCCAATCCGTTTGATCGGGGTACGGTGTTCCAGAACGGGCATCCTGCGGACATCGACTACGACAAGCGCCTCGATGAGCCGTGGGCCAAGAGTGTGGGAATCCGCGAAACGGCTACGGCGCGGTTTGAGTATGAATTGAGTGAGGCGTGGAAAACCCGGGTGACTTATGGGTGGAACAATGACCGATACAGTCTTTCGATTGCGCAGCCGAGCCTGTCAAAAACCGGTGTTTTTCAGCGTACCGCCAACGGCGCTCATTACGACGACGAAACTCGTTACGCCAGTTGGGATTTCATGGGCAAGCAGGAACTGTTTGGTCAGCGTCATGACCTGTTGATCGGTGTTGATAACCAGGTGTCCGATCAGTTTCGGGGTAAGACATACCGTGGTAAAGCTCAGTCTGGCTTCGATATCACGTCGCCGGTCTACGGCAACCTTCCAGAGCCAAGCCTGATCAGCTCTACCAACAGTGACCTGCGAAACCAGTTGAATTCTAGCTCCGTGTACCTGAAAGATAACTGGCACCTGGATGATCGCTGGATTCTGGTATTTGGTGGACGCTATCAACATTACGACCAGTACAGCGACCAAGGCTTAGGCAGTGATTACGGCGTCAATCGCGACGACAACGGCGACGCCTTCGTGCCGTTCCTGGGGCTGGTCTACAAAGCCACCGACACCCTGTCGCTTTACGGTAACTACAGTCGGTCGTTCAAGCCCAATGACGTGGTCGACAAGGATCGTCGTACATTCAAACCGGAGGAGGGACGCAGCTATGAAGTCGGTGCCAAGTACGATCCTCTGCCAGGTCTGAACATCAACCTCGCCTTGTTCGACATCGTTAAAAAGAACGTAGTGACCACCGTCGATGAAGTTTCCGAAGCCGCCGGCAAAGTTGGCTCCCAAGGCTTGGAGCTCGATATCACCGGTCGTCTGGCTGAGCGTTGGGACTTGATCGGCACCTACGCCTACACCCACACCGAGATATTGGATGACCCGAAAAACGAAGGTCATCGCCTGCCCGACGCCCCCAAACATACTGCAAGTCTGTACCTAACCCACCATCTGAACGTGCCTGCCGAATTTGGGGCCTGGCATGCCGGTGCGGGTGCCCGTTACGTCGGAGAGCGGGCCGCCAATGCCGCGAACGACTTCTGGCTCAGCAGCTACACCGTCGCCGACGCCTTCCTGCGTTGGGATGCTCCAGTGCTCGGGCACAAAACGTCGCTTCAGTTGAACGTAGACAACCTGTTCGACAAGCAGTACTACCCATCGTCCACCGGCAGCCAGTTGCAGGTCAGCGTCGGCGAGCCGCGTACCGCCCGCCTGAGTGCCAGCGTAACGTTCTGA